The genomic interval TGGGGCTTTTTGTGTCTCATTGGCATGCTCGCCAGGCAGAAATCCAGCAGCTTGCCGTCAAAGAATCGATTTTGCGCGGCGAACTGGAACAGCTGAGCGCATGGGGCAAGTGGACGATTGACTACGTCAAAATCAGCCGTGCGTTGGATTACCTTTCAAAAGGTCGCTTGACCGAAGAGCAGCGTGAAATGCTCACGGAACAGATTTGGCAGATTTCACGATCGTATGCGACAGACCCGTTGCTTATTTTGGCGGTGGTAGCCCAGGAAAGTCACGGAAATCCGAATGCCCGCGGACGCATGCAGTCGGGGGCCTACTCGGGTGCGCTGGGGCTTATGCAAATCAAGCTTGAAACGGCAAAGAAAATGGGCGCTCACTTCGGGCTCAGTGTCGAGACCGAAGAAGACTTGCTGAGGCCCGAAATCAACGTGACGGTAGGAACCGCCTATCTGATCCGCTTGATTTCTAAATACGGCAACTGGAAAGACGCCTTGATTGCATACAACTTAGGACATTCGGCGGTAGACCGCATGCTTCAATCGGGCAAACCTTTGCCGACCAAATATTACGAGCACGTGATTTCCAAATACCAGAACCTGATGAGTCTCGAATTTTAAGACAAGATGGCGATTCCGACAGATAAGTCGTAAGTAAATTGTCCTTAAATTTACTAGATTTTACTCATGTTTCGTGTAATCGCAGTCCTCTTCTTGGTCACAAGTGTGCTTGCCGGTGAAATCCGGTATAGTCTTGACCAGTTCGTGGAAGAAGGTCTCGCGGCGGATCCGCAGGTGGCAGAACTCAAATATGGCACCGAAGCGAAGAAAAACCAGATCCGCAAATTGAAATCCGAGGCCATTTTGCCGACTTTTTATGTGGGCATGATGGTGGGCCCCGCTCCCGGTTTAAAGAACGAATTGCAGAACGGTGATACGGTCGAAGTTTATGACTTTACCAAAATGGGCCCTTTCTGGGGTGTTCAGGCGAAATTTATCCAGCCTCTGAATCTGGGACAGTATCGCGCCGGTAAAATGGCTCTGGAAGCCGACTTGCAGCAAAAGAGTTTCGATATCGAAAACCAGGTCCACAAAAAAGACGTGGAACTGCAGACGTATTACTACAACTACCTTCTGGCAAAAGAAATGATCCGCATTGCGGGCGATGCGCAGTCCAAGGTAGATGACGCCTACGAAAAGTTGGAAGAAGCCCTGGACGATGACGATCCGAACGTGTCGCAGATGGACCTTTTGAACCTGAAGGCCAAAATGCATACGGTCAAGGAAGGCGTTACCGAAGCCAATCTGGGTATGAAGCGCGTGATGCTTGCTATTCGTTTTTCGCTGAGAATGGACGAAAACGACTCCTTCGTGGCCGAGGATTCCGTGCTGGCTCCGCGAACCGAACCGTTGCCCTCGCTTGACGAAGTGCGCAATATGACTCTGAAATACCATCCGGAACTGCGTCAGCTTTCTGCGGGCATTCGCGCCCGCCGCATTCAGATGGACTTGGCCGAAGCAAAACTTGCCCCCGAATTCTTTGTGATGGGTGAAATCGAATACGTGAAGAGCTGGGCCGGTAACAGAAGTATCTTGCAGAAGAATGCTTTTGCCGAAGATGCCGTGAACAAGCTCGATGGCGTCTTGGGCGTCGGCGTTCGCTACAACTTGAATTTCTGGAAAAACTGGGAAGGCTACCGTTCCGCCCGTACGGACATGCGCAGCCTTCAGCTGAAAGAATCTTACGCTTCGGACGGCTTGATGGCCAAGGCCGAAGAACAGTATTACCAGGTAGTTGCCGCCAAGGAAAAACTTGATGCCATGAAAGAAAGCCTGCGTGCTTCCGAAGGCATTTTGAAGGGCGCTGCCATGCAGTACGATTTGGACAAATCAAAGACGGGTGACTTGGTTTCGGCTTATACGCAAAATATTACCATGCAAAAAGATTACTATTTTGCGGTATGTTCGTATAATGTGGAGTTCGCCCAGCTGATTGCAAAGATTGGGATGTCTTTGAAGGAATTCCATACGATTTATATGAACCAGTGAGTTTAAAGGAGAAGAAAATGTTCAAGAAGATTTTAATCGCTATCGCATGCGCCTCTTTGGTAGCCTTTGCCGCCGAAGATCCGGTCGCCGCCATCAAGAAGAAGGATGCCGAACTCCAGACTCTTTTGAAGAAGTCTAGCCGCAATGCGAAGGAAACGGAACGCGTCAAGAGCTTGCTCAGCGATTCCTTTGATTTCGCCCTGCTCGCCAAGAAATCCTTGTCCAACAAGGATTGGGAGGCTCAGGATGCCGCTTCGCAGGAAAAGTTCGTTGCCGAATTCCAGCGCATGGTTCGCAATTCCAGCGCCAAGCGCCTGGAACTCTACCGCGCCGACTCTACGATTTATGAACCTGCCAAGATGAAGAAGGATGACGAAGCCCGCGTGGTGGCCCACCTCTGGAACAAGGGCAAGGAATCGGTTCTGGAATACAAGATGAGCCTGGTTGACGGCAAGTGGAAGGCTTGGGACTTGGTCATCGACGATCTTTCTACGGCACGCAATTACAAGGATCAGTTCTCGCAAATTCTCAAGACCAAGAGCTTTGCAGAATTGATCGATATCATCAGCAAGAAGGCTGATGAATCGGAGAAGTAACCACTTTGATTTGGTTCTGGGGCGTACTTTGTGCTTTGGCGCTTGTCGCCCTGTTCTTTCCGTTTATATTCTGGATTGATTTTTCGGCGGACTTTACTGAAGTAACTGTCCGCGTTCGTTTTTTCAAGAAAGAGCTTTATACCTACACGAAGAACTTTAAAAAGGGGGAGTCCTCCGAAGAGGAGGATGTTTCTATTGAAGAAGAAGAAACGGTTGCTGCGGCCCCTGCACCGAAGGTAGAAAAGGCGGAACCGCCGAAGCCCGAAAAATCTTCGGAGCCGGAAAAACCTGTTGAAAAGCCCGTTGAACCGGAAAGCAAGCCGGAAACGGAAAAGAAAATAGAACCGGAACCTGAAAAGAAGCCTGCAGAAAAGAAACCCGCAGGGAATACTGAAGCGAAAGAAAAATCCAAAGCAGAAGACAAGCCCACGGAAGAAAAATCGTCGGATGACGAGAAAGAACAAAAGCGCTCGTTGACGGATGAAGAATTCTGGACGCTCCTGTTAACTCCCGAATTTGATGTTCGCGCCTGGTGGGCCGTACGCCATGCTTTGTCCGCTTTGTTTAAGTTGTTCAGAATCCGCTTTGTCGATTGCTTTGTAGAAGGTTTCCGTATGGAATACGAAACCATGGGCTATGCCGCGGCGCTGAACGGATTCCTCAAGAGTTTCCCCTACATTGGTGCTTGGGATTTCCGCATGGACTGGACCCGCGATCACGAACTGAATGCGGCGGGCCATATGCGCGCCTCGTTGAACTTGTGCCGTGTGCTGGGCTTGGTCTTGGCGATTTTATTCTACGGCGGCATTGTGGCGTTTGCGTTCTGGCGTCGCCGCGCCAAGATTCTTAAGACGGGCGAGCTTCCGGAACTGGGCTTTATCCGCAACAAGATTGTGAAAATGATGTCGGAGGATGACTGATGCCTGCTTTGACTTTGGATAGACTGCTCGCTTCTATCGGCTTTGGTTCGCGCAAGGAGGCCCGAGCCTTGGTGCGCATGGGTATGGTGGAACTGAACGGCGAAGTCCTTGACGATCCGTTTGTGGAATTCAAGGAACGTCCGGAATCGATTACGGTGAACGGCGAAGAAGTCCCGACAATCGAAAAACTTTACATCATGATGGACAAACCGCTGGATGTGGAATGCAGTCACAACGCCCGCGACCACCAGTCGGTGTTCGAGCTGTTGCCGGACCGTTTTTCGGCGATGGGAATCCAGACGGTGGGTCGCCTGGATGCGGACTCTTCGGGATTGTTGCTGTTTTCGAACCAGGGCGATTTTATCCACAAGGTCGAAAGTCCCAAGAAGGGTTATCTGAAACAGTACCGCGTGACGCTGGCGCGCCCGTTTACCGAAGAGCAGAAGGCGGAACTGTTGCGCGGCATCATGCTTAAAGACGAGCGCCGTCCTGTGTTGGCCCGCGAACTTTCGGTTGATGGCGATTCTGTGCTGATCTCGATTGGCGAAGGACTGTACCACCAGGTCCGCCGTATGTTTGCCGCCGTGGGCAATCACGTGCTTACGCTTAAGCGCGAAGCCATCGGCCCGGTGGTGCTGGACCAGACGCTTGGCAAGGGTGGGTGGCGCTATTTGACGGCCGAGGAAGTAGCCTCGCTGACCTAATTAAATTAAAAAGCCTCGACATTGTCGGGGCTTTAAAACTTGCTGTGGCGAAAATGGATTAGGCTTCTTCGTCGGCCTGGATTTCTTGCGGCTGGGCAGAAATCACGACATCGCGGTCCTCTGCTTCGAGCTTGGCGTTCACGCCTTCGACCAGGGCTTCGAGACTGTTGATCTTGTCCTTGATGTCGTTGCTGAACTTGAAGGAAGGGACCATGCGTTCTTCGATAAGCACGGTTTCGCCGGTGCGGGGATTGCGGGCCGGACGAGCCTTGCGCGGCTTGCAGCTGAAAGTGCCGAAACCACGAATCTCGATGGTGTTGCCTTCGATCAGCTTTTCGCCCAAAAGGTCGAGAAACTGCTCGATGACGGTCTTAATATCGTTGCGCACAAATCCGGTGGACTTGGCGATTTCTTGAATCAGTGCTTGTTTAGTTATATTTGCCACGGCTTAAATATAGGTTTATCAATGAGTTAGCGTACGGGTTATACTCAAATTAAATAATTTTTTCGGGCTCTAGTTGCGGACTATTTGTGAATAATTGTGGTTAAAATGTTGAAAAGTTTCAAACTCAGAAATTTGGATGTATTTCCGAACACAATCCTCAGCCCCATGGACGGGGTGACGGATGCTCCCTTCCGTAGGCTTTGCCGGGTTCTTTCCGGCAACCGGATGGGGCTTCTGGTGTCGGAATTCGTCCCGACGGACGGAGATTCCGTTTTTTGCCTGGATGGCCACAAGCAACTGAAGTTTTTCCCCGAAGAACGCCCGTTTGGCGTCCAAATTTTCGGGCGGTTCCCGGACCGTATGGCCGCCGCCGCTAAAAAGATAGCCGAAAACCTTCATCCGGAGTTTATCGAGGTGAATGCGGGCTGCCCGGCGCCCAAGGTGGCGGGGAAGGGAAGCGGGTCCGGATTGTTGCGTGACCTGCCTCGGCTGCAAGAAATTTTGCACGACGTCCGCGCTGCCCTGGATTCCTCGAGTGTAGACATTCCGCTGACGCTCAAGTGCCGAATCGGTTGGGATGACCAGAGCATTAACGTGATGGAAACGCTGGCGATTGCCGAGGGCGAAGGCGTCGAGATGCTCACTGTGCATGGCCGTACCCGCCTGCAGGGGTACAACGGCCTTGCCAACTGGGAATGGATTGGCAAGGTCGCGGCCGCGGCCAAGATTCCCGTCATCGGGAATGGCGACGTGAACAGCGTGGCTGTTGCTCGCGAGCGCATTGAAACTTATGGCGTGTCGGGCGTGTCCATTGGCCGCGGCGCCATGCACAACCCGTGGATTTTCGGACAGATTGCCGATGCTTGGGAAGGTAAGCCCGCACATGAAATTACTGCGATGGAAGCTCTTGACGTGTTCCCGCTTTACTACAAGTTCAAACTTGAAGACGGCTCTACTGAAATGGGGGCGCTAGGCCGCCTGAAACAGTTGGGCGCAAGACTCTGCAAGGGTTTTTGCCAAGAAGGATGCGGTGACGAAGCCGGAATGCATGTGCGTCAGACGTTGCTTACCGCGCAGACTCCGCAAGAATTTTTCGAACGCTTAGAGGTGTTGAAAAATGGTGTTGTGAAATCGATGCGCTACGATCCGAATCGCTTGGTAAACCTGAACGGAGCCAAGGAAACCGAATTGAGGTTTGGCGACCAGTTTGCCGGAAGGTAAATATTTTTTATATGAAATTTTTTAGATAAACTGCTTTTATTGAAAAGCAGTTTTTTTTGTAAAAAAGAAAGATATGGAAAATAATCTGTATAAACAATGTATGACAACTAGGCGTGCATGCGAAATTTACTGCAATATGAATGTTATTTTATATGAAAAAAATAATCGTTGTAAATTTGACAACGTGAAAAAAATAAACTATTGTTAAAAAAGCTTTTTGAAGGGAAGGAACTATGGCAATAGTAAGCGTAAGAATGGAAGACGAAACAAAGAAAAAGTTTGAAACTTTTTGTGATTCCGTCGGGATCACTGTTTCGGCAGCAGTAAACATGTTCGTGAAAATGACGATCCGCGAAGATCGCCTGCCCTTTGATGTCAAGGGTCATTCGTTTGAACCGCTGGGAAAGGTGGTTCAGGCGAAGGGCGTAGACTAACAGATTTCTTGCTTAATCGTTATGTAGAACAAAGCCGCCCGAATGGACGGCTTTGTTTTTTTTGGCTGCAAAGAAACTGCTAATTAAATGTAGTAGACGTAATTAAAGAACTCAAGGAATTTGTCAAACTGCATTGAGAATACGCCGTTCGAGTTCAAATTCAATCCGTTCCATGTACCACTGCGGCAATATTGCTTTACCGGAGTGGAGCCCCACGGGTTACGAACGATAATGCGCTGAACGCCGTTGTAAGTTTCGATGCCCAAGATAGAATAGGCGTGGTTAGGAACTGTTCCGACGGTGCTTTGACGGTCCTTGCCCGATGTAGAAACGGTGATGGGGGTGGTTGTCTGTCCGTTCGCGGCGGTGTTCCTCACGAGCATTTTCCAAATCTTGCTGCTATTTCCCTTTTTGCAGTAATAATCGTCGTAGCT from Fibrobacter sp. UWB5 carries:
- a CDS encoding pseudouridine synthase, whose amino-acid sequence is MPALTLDRLLASIGFGSRKEARALVRMGMVELNGEVLDDPFVEFKERPESITVNGEEVPTIEKLYIMMDKPLDVECSHNARDHQSVFELLPDRFSAMGIQTVGRLDADSSGLLLFSNQGDFIHKVESPKKGYLKQYRVTLARPFTEEQKAELLRGIMLKDERRPVLARELSVDGDSVLISIGEGLYHQVRRMFAAVGNHVLTLKREAIGPVVLDQTLGKGGWRYLTAEEVASLT
- a CDS encoding HU family DNA-binding protein; its protein translation is MANITKQALIQEIAKSTGFVRNDIKTVIEQFLDLLGEKLIEGNTIEIRGFGTFSCKPRKARPARNPRTGETVLIEERMVPSFKFSNDIKDKINSLEALVEGVNAKLEAEDRDVVISAQPQEIQADEEA
- a CDS encoding tRNA-dihydrouridine synthase, with the protein product MLKSFKLRNLDVFPNTILSPMDGVTDAPFRRLCRVLSGNRMGLLVSEFVPTDGDSVFCLDGHKQLKFFPEERPFGVQIFGRFPDRMAAAAKKIAENLHPEFIEVNAGCPAPKVAGKGSGSGLLRDLPRLQEILHDVRAALDSSSVDIPLTLKCRIGWDDQSINVMETLAIAEGEGVEMLTVHGRTRLQGYNGLANWEWIGKVAAAAKIPVIGNGDVNSVAVARERIETYGVSGVSIGRGAMHNPWIFGQIADAWEGKPAHEITAMEALDVFPLYYKFKLEDGSTEMGALGRLKQLGARLCKGFCQEGCGDEAGMHVRQTLLTAQTPQEFFERLEVLKNGVVKSMRYDPNRLVNLNGAKETELRFGDQFAGR
- a CDS encoding phospholipid-binding protein MlaC, which encodes MFKKILIAIACASLVAFAAEDPVAAIKKKDAELQTLLKKSSRNAKETERVKSLLSDSFDFALLAKKSLSNKDWEAQDAASQEKFVAEFQRMVRNSSAKRLELYRADSTIYEPAKMKKDDEARVVAHLWNKGKESVLEYKMSLVDGKWKAWDLVIDDLSTARNYKDQFSQILKTKSFAELIDIISKKADESEK
- a CDS encoding type II toxin-antitoxin system RelB/DinJ family antitoxin, producing MAIVSVRMEDETKKKFETFCDSVGITVSAAVNMFVKMTIREDRLPFDVKGHSFEPLGKVVQAKGVD
- a CDS encoding TolC family protein, coding for MFRVIAVLFLVTSVLAGEIRYSLDQFVEEGLAADPQVAELKYGTEAKKNQIRKLKSEAILPTFYVGMMVGPAPGLKNELQNGDTVEVYDFTKMGPFWGVQAKFIQPLNLGQYRAGKMALEADLQQKSFDIENQVHKKDVELQTYYYNYLLAKEMIRIAGDAQSKVDDAYEKLEEALDDDDPNVSQMDLLNLKAKMHTVKEGVTEANLGMKRVMLAIRFSLRMDENDSFVAEDSVLAPRTEPLPSLDEVRNMTLKYHPELRQLSAGIRARRIQMDLAEAKLAPEFFVMGEIEYVKSWAGNRSILQKNAFAEDAVNKLDGVLGVGVRYNLNFWKNWEGYRSARTDMRSLQLKESYASDGLMAKAEEQYYQVVAAKEKLDAMKESLRASEGILKGAAMQYDLDKSKTGDLVSAYTQNITMQKDYYFAVCSYNVEFAQLIAKIGMSLKEFHTIYMNQ
- a CDS encoding lytic transglycosylase domain-containing protein; this translates as MKSNVRISKLTFAIALVLCFGALGLFVSHWHARQAEIQQLAVKESILRGELEQLSAWGKWTIDYVKISRALDYLSKGRLTEEQREMLTEQIWQISRSYATDPLLILAVVAQESHGNPNARGRMQSGAYSGALGLMQIKLETAKKMGAHFGLSVETEEDLLRPEINVTVGTAYLIRLISKYGNWKDALIAYNLGHSAVDRMLQSGKPLPTKYYEHVISKYQNLMSLEF